The region CGGCCAGGTGAGCTTGCTGTAGAGGGCCTGCGTGATGCCGGCCCTGGCGACATTCTCGGTGATCTCGCGGTCGCCCTGCTTCTGCGGCCGGCGGTTCAGGGAGTCGAGCAGCTTCAGCACGCCGGCCTTCACGGCGGCGGGGTCGGCGCCGAGCGGGCAGCTCGTCCGCGTCTTGGCGCAGTCGGCCACATAGTCGTCGTAGGCCTTCTGGAAGCCCAGAGACTGGGTCTTGGCCATGTCGAGCAGGGTGACCGACGGATCGACGGCCGAGTCGAGCACCATCCGGCCCACCTTCCCGGGGAACTGGGTGGCGTAGACCGCGCCGAGGTGGGTGCCGTAGGAGAACCCGAGGTAGTTGAGACGGGAGTCGCCGAGCGCCGCCCGCAGCGCCTCCATGTCGCGCGCCGCGTTGACCGTGCCGACGTACGGCAGGATCCAGCCCGCTTCGCGCTCGCACCCGTCGGTGAACTCCTTGACGAGGCTCTTCTCCATCCGGGTGTCGTCGCTGGGCTCGTGGGCGAGGAAGTAGTCCATCTGCGGGCCGCTGAGGCACCGGATGCCGCTGCTCCGCTCGACGCCGCGCGGGTCGAAGCTGACGAGGTCGTAACGGCCGCCCAGGGTGGAGAACGCGTGCGCCGCCTGCGTGAGCGTGGTGACGCCGGAACCGCCGGGGCCGCCGAAGTTGAAGACGAGCGAGCCGATCCGCCGGCCGGGCTCGGTGGCGCGCAGCCGGACCAGGGCGATGCCGATCTTCCTGCCGTCCGGCGCGGCGTAGTCGAGCGGCACCCGCAGCGTCGCGCATTCGAAGCCGGACGACGACGCGGTCTCCGCGCACGGCTTCCAGGCCAGGCCCGGCGTGCCCGACACGGTCTGATCCGGGGTGACCCGCGCGCTCTCGCAACCGGTGGCCGCCACCACCACGGCCAGCCCGGTGACCACCGCCGCCGTCACCGGCCAGAGCCTCCGCGCCGGCACCGCCCGTCCCGGCGCCTGCCGTGCCGAGACCTGCCGCGCCGGTATCCCGCGCGCCGGCACCGTTCGCGACACCGCTCGCGACACAGGAAACCCTCCCCTTGACTGTGGTCGGAGGGTAGCTCGTTTATATCGCACGCGGACGGCGCCGTACGGCCGACTCACCGGTACGCGGCCTTACCGGCCGATGGTCTGAACCATTTCCGTGGTTTCGAACGCTCGGTCCGGCCAGCCGATTGGCGAATTGGTATGGACCACTTCTGCGGTCTCGTGAAAATCAATTGGAATAGACCTATGTGGCCCGGTCTAGCTGGGTAAACAGTGTATGAGGCAGAGGGTGACGCTTGAGGATGATTTTCCCCGGTACAGTCTGGTCGCAGGCCGCCGGTTTATGTGGAAGTCCAGAAGGGAGCGTCGGATGCCGAAGTACGTTTACGGCTTCACCGAGGGCAACAAGGACCTCAAGGATCTACTCGGCGGCAAGGGCGCCAATCTGGCGGAAATGACCAACATCGGCCTACCCGTGCCTCCCGGTTTCACGATCACCACCGAGGCGTGCCGCCACTATCTGCGGCACGGCGCCATGCCCGGCGGGCTGGAGGAGGAGGCCGGGGAGCACCTCGCCGCCCTGGAGGCGCGCATGGGCAAGCGTCTCGGCCAGGCGGACGACCCGCTGCTCGTCAGCGTCAGGTCGGGGGCGAAGTTCTCGATGCCCGGCATGATGGAGACGGTCCTCAACGTCGGCCTGAACGACGACTCGGTCCTCGGGCTGGCCAAGCAGTCGGGCAACGACCGCTTCGCCTGGGACTCCTACCGCCGGCTGATCCAGATGTTCGGCAGGACCGTGCTGGGCGTCGACGGCGAGCTGTTCGAGGACGCGATGGACGCCCTCAAGGGCGACCGGGACGACACCGGCCTGGAGACCGCCGACCTGCAACGACTGGTCGAGACCTTCAAGGGCATCGTCCGCGCCCGGGCCGGCCGGGACTTCCCCGCCGACCCCCGCGAGCAGCTGGACCTCGCCGTACGGGCGGTCTTCGAATCGTGGAACGCGCCCCGCGCGATCCTCTACCGCCGTCAGGAGCGCATCCCCGCCGGCCTCGGCACCGCCGTCAACGTCGTCGCGATGGTGTTCGGCAACATGGGCCCCGACTCGGGCACCGGGGTCGCCTTCACCCGCGACCCGGGTTCGGGACGTCAGGGGGTCTACGGCGACTACCTGCGCGACGCCCAGGGCGAGGACGTCGTCGCCGGCATCCGAAACACCGTTCCCCTGCAGGAGCTGGAGACGATCAACTCGGAGGCGTACCACGAGCTTCTCGGCATCATGGCGACGCTGGAGCGGCACTACCGCGACCTGTGCGACATCGAGTTCACGATCGAGCGCGGCAGGCTGTGGATGCTGCAGACCCGGGTCGGCAAGCGCACGGCCGAGGCCGCGTTCCGCATCGCCACCCAGCTCGTCGACGAGGGCCTGATCGACATGGACGAGGCGGTCACCCGGGTCACCGGAGACCAGCTCGCCCACCTGATGT is a window of Microbispora sp. NBC_01189 DNA encoding:
- a CDS encoding alpha/beta hydrolase, coding for MTAAVVTGLAVVVAATGCESARVTPDQTVSGTPGLAWKPCAETASSSGFECATLRVPLDYAAPDGRKIGIALVRLRATEPGRRIGSLVFNFGGPGGSGVTTLTQAAHAFSTLGGRYDLVSFDPRGVERSSGIRCLSGPQMDYFLAHEPSDDTRMEKSLVKEFTDGCEREAGWILPYVGTVNAARDMEALRAALGDSRLNYLGFSYGTHLGAVYATQFPGKVGRMVLDSAVDPSVTLLDMAKTQSLGFQKAYDDYVADCAKTRTSCPLGADPAAVKAGVLKLLDSLNRRPQKQGDREITENVARAGITQALYSKLTWPLLTEALKEGEKGDYSGLLTLADQYAGRRPDGSYTTLQFSLPAILCADTTDRPSVEEAEKLARRLRARTPVFAPTAASAGSCSVWPVPGDDGARRIDASGSAPILVVGVTNDPATPYQWAPRLAGQLRTGVLLTLAGEGHGAYGQSQCIDDRVNAYLLEGRVPAKDTRCA